Proteins encoded together in one Rhizobium leguminosarum bv. trifolii WSM1325 window:
- a CDS encoding transcriptional regulator, MerR family (KEGG: ret:RHE_PE00006 copper eflux transcriptional regulator protein~TIGRFAM: Cu(I)-responsive transcriptional regulator~PFAM: Transcription regulator MerR DNA binding; regulatory protein MerR~SMART: regulatory protein MerR), with the protein MNIGEASERSGLPSKTIRYYEDIGLIRPERGGNGYRDYAATDVHKLRFLQRSRGLGFSVEECRQLLALYEDKERASADVKDIAETKLAEIDRKIRELTELRRTLEHLVHACHGNDRPDCPILEELSDGG; encoded by the coding sequence ATGAATATCGGCGAAGCATCGGAACGCTCCGGCCTGCCTTCCAAGACCATCCGCTACTACGAGGATATCGGCCTCATCCGCCCCGAAAGGGGCGGAAACGGCTATCGCGACTATGCCGCAACCGACGTCCACAAGCTGCGCTTCCTGCAGCGCTCGCGCGGCCTCGGCTTTTCCGTCGAGGAATGCCGGCAATTGCTGGCGCTCTATGAGGACAAGGAGCGGGCAAGCGCCGACGTCAAGGATATTGCCGAGACAAAGCTTGCCGAGATCGACCGCAAGATCCGCGAGCTGACGGAACTGCGCCGGACGCTGGAGCACCTGGTGCATGCCTGCCACGGCAACGACAGGCCGGACTGTCCGATCCTCGAAGAGCTTTCGGACGGCGGCTGA
- a CDS encoding RNA polymerase, sigma-24 subunit, ECF subfamily (TIGRFAM: RNA polymerase sigma factor, sigma-70 family~PFAM: sigma-70 region 2 domain protein; Sigma-70 region 4 type 2; sigma-70 region 4 domain protein~KEGG: rec:RHECIAT_PA0000004 putative ECF sigma factor protein) translates to MERKDRPFDVIGQLAALRRYARSLVRNSDEAEDLVHDALVRAFEKRKSFRSGGNLRTWLLSILHNAHIDRLRRNRSLTRRHDEAAVEAEQSLPAGQEHAVRLQQVRDAFFDLPEEQREALHLVAIEDLSYQEAAQALGIPVGTLMSRISRARAQLREFEEKTPRVSHLRIIGGNGNESN, encoded by the coding sequence ATGGAACGCAAAGACCGCCCCTTCGACGTCATCGGACAGCTTGCAGCGCTGAGGCGCTACGCTCGCTCGCTGGTGCGCAATTCGGACGAGGCGGAGGATCTGGTGCATGATGCGCTGGTGCGCGCCTTCGAGAAGCGAAAGAGCTTCCGCAGCGGCGGCAACCTGCGCACCTGGCTGCTCTCGATTCTGCACAATGCTCATATCGATCGTCTTCGCCGGAACCGGTCGCTGACGCGACGCCACGATGAAGCAGCTGTCGAAGCCGAGCAGTCCCTTCCAGCCGGCCAGGAACATGCCGTGCGCCTGCAGCAGGTGCGCGACGCCTTCTTCGACCTGCCGGAGGAACAGCGTGAGGCGTTGCATCTCGTCGCGATCGAAGATCTTTCCTACCAGGAAGCCGCCCAGGCGCTTGGCATTCCTGTGGGGACGCTGATGTCGCGCATCTCCCGCGCGCGGGCTCAACTGCGCGAATTCGAGGAGAAGACGCCGCGGGTTTCGCATCTGAGAATCATCGGAGGGAACGGCAATGAAAGCAATTGA